A window from Setaria italica strain Yugu1 chromosome VIII, Setaria_italica_v2.0, whole genome shotgun sequence encodes these proteins:
- the LOC101755099 gene encoding BTB/POZ and MATH domain-containing protein 1, whose amino-acid sequence MASEHHLIEIAASQIGCQMSFRRSCWSSNIGGCRCDCDYTNSSAGTVSLILRLSSGNTRAPLNARFKFSLLDREVRPVPCRTRACSFQNWSPHEGWEWVCSDFITREDLDRQKYLDDGSFTVSCDIAIKPFTAKATDAFVTVPPSDLHQHLGNLLACEDGTDVTFKVAGGGGTGTFSAHRCVLAARSPVFRAQLFGEMKEGKEAATGGVVIAVDDMEAHVFRSLLHFVYTDSLTETDEELEQHDGDGYMMTAHYKDLLVAADRYGLERMKLICQEKLCRRIRADSVARMLALADRHHCPGLKEACFDFLSSSTNLEEFIETDGFEELTDTCPAVLKGLLDKLATVLIFE is encoded by the coding sequence aTGGCGAGTGAGCACCACCTGATCGAGATTGCGGCCTCCCAGATCGGCTGCCAGATGAGTTTTAGGCGTTCATGCTGGTCTTCCAACATAGGAGGCTGTCGCTGCGACTGTGACTACACTAATTCCTCTGCTGGTACGGTGTCCCTTATCCTCCGCCTTTCTTCCGGCAACACCCGTGCGCCCCTCAACGCACGGTTCAAGTTCAGCCTACTCGACCGCGAAGTCCGACCGGTGCCTTGCAGGACTCGAGCCTGCTCGTTCCAGAACTGGTCACCCCACGAGGGCTGGGAGTGGGTCTGTTCTGACTTCATCACCAGGGAAGACTTGGATCGCCAGAAGTATCTCGACGATGGCTCCTTCACCGTCAGCTGCGACATCGCTATCAAGCCCTTCACGGCAAAGGCCACCGATGCATTTGTTACGGTGCCCCCTTCTGATCTGCACCAGCACCTCGGCAACCTGCTGGCGTGCGAAGATGGCACGGACGTGACCTTCAAGGtagcaggaggaggcggcacTGGCACGTTCTCTGCGCACCGGTGCGTTCTCGCGGCGCGGTCACCGGTGTTCCGGGCACAGCTCTTCGGTGAAATGAAGGAGGGCAAGGAGGCCGCCACAGGCGGTGTTGTCATAGCTGTTGACGACATGGAAGCACACGTGTTCAGATCCCTCCTTCACTTCGTCTACACCGACTCGTTGACGGAGACCGATGAGGAGTTGGAGCAACATGATGGTGACGGATACATGATGACGGCGCACTACAAGGATCTTCTTGTCGCGGCCGACAGGTATGGCCTCGAGAGGATGAAGCTGATTTGCCAGGAGAAGCTGTGCAGGCGCATACGTGCAGACTCCGTGGCGAGGATGCTGGCTTTAGCTGACCGGCACCACTGCCCCGGTCTGAAGGAAGCGTGCTTCGATTTCCTCAGTTCTAGCACCAATCTTGAGGAGTTCATCGAAACAGATGGATTTGAGGAGCTAACCGATACCTGCCCTGCTGTTCTCAAGGGGTTGCTTGACAAGCTTGCTACCGTATTGATCTTCGAGTAA
- the LOC101764161 gene encoding uncharacterized protein LOC101764161: MGDRNRSRYGRRQRGGPWRPPLPPPDHGHKHCPVPLWEREFCSYVGNISWQRFCENKKYVSIYNNFEHWDDSGAFENFQNAKARFWADYHGQPSDIPLPDPDMYIDEVDHHCTVDPELAADVEKVLLPIDSDYDYSSIPVMGWVNTWEYNNFTMNQSAGNCTEKPAEVHDWGWEPSHGSNATWGGNNESSSKWDNNNSGWCAAPEKPSWGSLSNNQYASNNRYSNFYGGSNNNRYFNQRNNKQKDHHEGFQRSSLQDPSRGKKMEWRPVAKKASQQDGQGIEGGS; the protein is encoded by the exons aTGGGGGATCGGAATCGGTCGCGGTACGGGAGGAGGCAGCGCGGCGGACCTTGgcgccctcctctccctccgcctGATCACG GACACAAACACTGTCCAGTCCCACTATGGGAAAGGGAATTCTGCAGTTATGTTGGCAACATTTCCTGGCAAAGGTTCTGCGAAAACAAGAAATATGTCTCAATATACAATAATTTTGAGCATTGGGATGATTCAGGAGCCTTCGAGAATTTTCAGAATGCAAAGGCAAGGTTCTGGGCTGACTATCATGGCCAGCCTTCTGATATTCCTTTGCCCGATCCTGATATGTACATTGATGAGGTCGACCACCACTGCACAGTTGACCCTGAGTTGGCAGCTGACGTGGAGAAGGTACTGCTACCAATTGACTCGGATTATGATTATAGTTCGATCCCGGTTATGGGATGGGTCAATACCTGGGAATATAACAACTTTACTATGAACCAGTCTGCTGGAAACTGTACAGAAAAGCCAGCTGAAGTGCATGATTGGGGCTGGGAGCCAAGCCATGGATCCAATGCGACTTGGGGTGGGAATAATGAATCTTCCAGTAAATGGGATAACAACAACTCCGGTTGGTGTGCTGCGCCGGAGAAGCCTAGTTGGGGCAGCTTGAGCAACAACCAGTATGCATCAAACAACAGGTATAGTAACTTCTATGGTGGATCCAACAATAACAGGTACTTCAACCAGAGGAACAATAAACAGAAGGACCATCATGAGGGTTTTCAAAGGAGCAGCTTGCAGGATCCTAGTAGAGGAAAAAAGATGGAATGGCGTCCAGTGGCCAAAAAAGCCAGCCAACAAGATGGGCAGGGAATAGAGGGTGGCTCTTGA